The Oscarella lobularis chromosome 9, ooOscLobu1.1, whole genome shotgun sequence genome includes a window with the following:
- the LOC136190868 gene encoding uncharacterized protein has product MSDPKWSTCLIPVFSEAVSALACIISENLMDSMLTKELLTPSRYVEMIDSLGSAGIDKSKSARHLLMTLMQSPLPSFDVFCSTLKEFRGGDQLLSLLTSSTGGHVTEQDSDSSRESTSLVATHQKASFREGASRSTRLKKSNVDQVLPWSSMGESSSENSTPDSGVLIDTGLSSLEEILVHIDKALKEDFEPYRNGVESVIRNVVKKGIMRVDVKFRFIDGLPLSVPLTRQVGKADLTIKIPLQCVLRIFLPNINEERFLLQKERLLRAFPSLLGCKRIERLRGSCDVLLTLSGIDFIKFVSDLHNPRGLITFIQIDPYAEIQFGILEPVKVSRLLRQSPLLMPVTKAFSSIEHFCNETAKRHAETFRSRFLSAYYSLDIAEECLESGLRRKKLKSTLEETEKVQCKPSSAERKLFRIKEMVDKDSRTALKTKQQIETLKGILSSTIRKIEMKGHFGFACSSGKADFVKKLIDTGVNVNEADENGRFALEQACYSNHFEIGRMLISSGANINKEDKFGRFPLLAACEKGNIEIARLLIASRANVNQANKIRRSPLASACSGGHFELAKLLINAGGDVNLSVKIGCDPLLPVACSSGQSNLVELLLENGCNPNSRNQLGKSALLCACSHSHYSIGTLLMNSSIRLDSYCYQPVVETIIRQHTLVREISSDALNIVKMILSQSPGLAALRDENGRFSHELPCPTELKEVLLCFWAQYQYRERYAQGTVKSNQVMICVIGKAEARRTTLVQSLHANYASQKIGVEITAVETSYADKIVVVDFAGQPFFHKMHKQLFSSSSTIFLLVVDLTQSEEEHRRLSHYLLSFVKRCVRLPEKACIVVYGSYFSRELQKRLVTYLRAEFNQWFVITLAFSSGSIDDLDLSGLRLAHHHLFNAAKSVPAIFETVQQTFLPILRNPKSASASPTIFRKFGNLVLAASSRYRLTQNLRQNVFRALKRIVPNSNELSDFPPIRCIDAKLFKKLAVESVCAGLSERDQDLLVSFLQATGEILVIDDTIVIDLPWLCRRGINSLFSISSSNSPIHFDTGTASRESIQKFFEKTETTKLSRIMIQLLCSLELCYPADEQASCYFFPALIQKDFPPHVWRENRLMTVYVGRRLMSEEIADVIPPEIMPLIQLNARNAPCFHTLQIIVWHCGLAIEQTINRYSVEGMVVVRDVEKAIDFIVRGPPHSQGQCKKHLSDLMAIGTRVLQEKSFRFSLFYISCADMKKHKDFPCAHKSETIERITRISRYSSATVSSGNEVKDSLEDLLALPDDHFAFVPYEARHALCECLDKDPEGRSALARRLPGFSTVDRYQCKSAEQFLSLWSNNLDATIKSFVDSARELSLLYLLVILHDCGSLEFSLEEEKAARKDLAFLEANAPSTIATRRLSRLLADSLYTSSASQLHLDAPVTDGERMKVSKLIQAVWRHIGRALGFQNDILNEIESSKGDNRDRALTMLDEWSDRHGNCAIRRHLIKAMMEEGYTTQVAEVFPGFSGAEGPLRYFI; this is encoded by the exons ATGAGCGATCCGAAATGGTCGACATGTCTCATCCCCGTGTTTTCCGAAGCCGTGTCCGCACTCGCATGCATCATTTCAGAAAATCTGATGGACTCGATGCTTACAAAGGAACTCCTCACTCCGAGTAGGTATGTGGAGATGATTGACAGCCTGGGTTCCGCTGGCATTGATAAAAGCAAGAGTGCTCGTCATCTATTGATGACGCTTATGCAGTCTCCTCTACCTtcattcgacgtcttttgctCCACGCTTAAGGAATTTCGTGGAGGAGATCAGCTTTTGAGTCTTCTGACCTCCTCGACAGGCGGCCACGTTACAGAGCAAGATTCAGATAGCTCAAGGGAATCAACATCACTCGTTGCGACCCATCAAAAAGCCTCTTTTCGTGAAGGTGCCAGCAGAAGTACTAGActgaagaagtcgaatgTTGATCAAGTTCTTCCTTGGAGTTCAATGGGCGAATCTTCTTCGGAGAACTCTACCCCAGATTCTGGAGTTTTAATAGACACCGGCTTATCTTCCCTTGAAGAGATCCTTGTCCATATTGACAAGGCCTTGAAAGAAGATTTTGAGCCCTATCGCAACGGTGTTGAGAGCGTAATTCGCAATGTCGTAAAGAAGGGGATAATGCGAGTTGACGTTAAGTTTCGGTTTATTGATGGCCTGCCGTTAAGCGTGCCATTGACACGTCAAGTGGGAAAAGCTGATCTCACCATCAAAATTCCACTTCAATGTGTTCTTAGAATTTTTCTACCTAATATCAACGAGGAGCGCTTTCTGCTTCAGAAAGAGCGTCTACTTAGAGCATTTCCTAGCCTGCTGGGCTGTAAAAGGATAGAAAGGCTTCGTGGCAGCTGTGACGTTCTTCTTACCCTTAGTGGTATAGACTTCATTAAGTTTGTTTCTGATCTTCACAATCCTCGTGGTCTAATAACCTTCATTCAAATTGACCCATATGCTGAAATCCAGTTCGGCATCCTTGAGCCAGTGAAAGTGTCTCGTCTCCTTAGACAGTCACCATTATTGATGCCGGTGACAAAggcgttttcttctatcGAGCATTTTTGCAATGAAACGGCGAAGCGTCACGCAGAGACGTTTCGGAGTCGTTTCTTGTCAGCATACTATTCTCTTGATATTGCTGAAGAATGTCTTGAATCTGGGCTACGTAGGAAAAAGTTGAAAAGTACTTTAGAAG AGACCGAGAAAGTGCAATGCAAACCAAGTAGCGCAGAA AGAAAACTTTTTCGTATAAAAGAAATGGTCGACAAGGAT TCTCGAACCGCTCTGAAAACTAAGCAGCAAATTGAAACCCTAAAAGGCATCCTGTCGTCTACGATTCGGAAGATTGAAATG AAAGGACACTTTGGGTTCGCCTGCAGTAGTGGCAAGGCtgattttgtgaaaaaacTTATAGACACTGGAGTCAATGTAAACGAGGCAGACGAG AATGGACGCTTTGCGCTTGAGCAAGCGTGTTACAGTAACCATTTTGAAATTGGTAGAATGCTTATCAGTTCCGGAGCGAATATTAATAAGGAAGATAAG TTCGGAAGATTTCCATTGTTAGCAGCCTGTGAGAAAGGTAACATAGAAATTGCAAGATTACTGATTGCTTCGAGAGCCAACGTCAATCAAGCCAACAAA ATTAGGCGCTCTCCTTTGGCGTCAGCGTGTAGTGGCGGTCATTTTGAACTTGCTAAATTACTGATCAATGCCGGAGGAGACGTCAACCTTTCAGTCAAG ATTGGTTGCGATCCTTTGCTTCCTGTAGCGTGTTCTTCAGGACAGTCGAACTTGGTGGAATTgcttttagaaaatggtTGCAACCCGAATTCTCGTAACCAG TTGGGGAAGAGCGCGTTACTTTGCGCTTGCTCTCACAGTCATTATTCTATTGGCACACTGCTCATGAATTCTTCAATAAGGCTCGATTCCTAT TGCTACCAGCCAGTTGTAGAAACCATTATACGGCAACATACTTTGGTGAGAGAAATCTCGAGTGATGCTCTCAATATCGTCAAGATGATCCTCTCTCAATCACCTGGTCTTGCCGCTCTTCGTGACGAA AATGGGCGTTTTTCACACGAACTGCCTTGTCCGACAGAACTCAAAGAGGTTTTGCTTTGCTTTTGG GCTCAATACCAGTATCGAGAGCGTTACGCACAAGGCACAGTAAAGTCGAACCAAGTTATGATTTGTGTTATTGGCAAGGCTGAAGCTCGAAGAACTACTCTGGTACAATCTCTGCATGCTAATTATGCGTCTCAGAAGATCGGTGTTGAAATCACCGCTGTGGAGACCTCCTACGCAGATAagatcgtcgttgtcgattTCGCTGGGCAGCCGTTCTTTCACAAAATGCACAAGCAACTTTTTTCCTCATCTTCGACAATCTTCCTTCTAGTTGTTGATCTAACTCAAAGTGAAGAGGAGCATAGAAGGCTAAGTCACTATTTGTTGTCATTCGTTAAACGCTGCGTTCGTCTTCCTGAGAAAGCGTGCATTGTAGTATATGGTAGCTATTTTTCGAGAGAATTGCAGAAACGTCTTGTTACATATCTTCGTGCCGAATTTAATCAGTGGTTTGTTATTACTCTTGCCTTTTCCTCTGGCTCAATCGATGATTTGGATTTGAGCGGTCTTCGTCTAGCACACCATCACCTCTTCAAT GCTGCAAAGAGCGTCCCAGCTATATTCGAAACAGTTCAGCAGACGTTTCTTCCTATTCTGCGGAATCCAAAATCTGCCAGCGCATCACCGACAATTTTTCGCAAATTTGGCAATCTCGTTTTGGCGGCCTCGTCCAGGTATCGCCTTACTCAAAATTtacgtcaaaacgtttttcgtgCCTTGAAAAGAATTGTTCCTAATAGTAACGAG ctgaGCGATTTCCCTCCTATTCGGTGTATTGATGCTAAACTGTTTAAAAAGCTTGCCGTGGAGAGTGTCTGTGCTGGACTTTCAGAGAGGGATCAAGATCTTCTTGTCTCATTTTTGCAAGCGACAGGAGAG ATTCTAGTTATTGACGACACCATCGTTATAGATCTTCCGTGGCTGTGTCGAAGAGGTATCAATTCGCTGTTTTCTATATCTTCCAGCAATTCACCAATTCATTTTGATACTGGAACAGCTAGTAGAGAATCgattcaaaaattttttgaaaagactGAAACGACGAAACTTTCTCGCATCATGATCCAACTTCTCTGTTCCTTAGAATTATGCTATCCGGCTGACGAACAAGCCAGTTGCTACTTTTTTCCTGCTCTAATTCAAAAGGACTTTCCGCCTCACGTGTGGCGTGAAAATCGTCTAATGACAGTTTACGTCGGACGTCGCTTGATGAGCGAAGAAATAGCCGATGTTATACCTCCAGAAATTATGCCGTTAATTCAGCTAAACGCACGGAACGCTCCGTGTTTTCATACATTGCAAATAATTGTTTGGCATTGTGGCCTTGCAATTGAACAGACAATCAACCGTTATTCGGTTGAAGGAATGGTTGTAGTTAGGGATGTCGAAAAAGCGATTGATTTCATTGTACGTGGTCCTCCGCATTCCCAAGGGCAGTGCAAGAAACACCTGTCGGATCTAATGGCAATAGGAACGAGAgttcttcaagagaaaagttTTCGGTTTAGTCTTTTCTACATAAGCTGCGCCGATATGAAGAAGCACAAAGACTTCCCTTGCGCTCACAAATCAGAGACTATTGAAAGGATCACCAGGATTTCCCGGTACTCAAGCGCGACAGTCAGCAGCGGCAATGAAGTGAAAGACTCTTTGGAAGACCTCCTAGCTCTTCCCGACGATCATTTTGCTTTTGTTCCTTACGAAGCTCGCCACGCTCTTTGTGAATGTCTTGATAAGGATCCCGAAGGGAGATCAGCATTGGCTAGGCGTTTGCCTGGCTTTTCGACCGTTGATAGATATCAGTGCAAATCTGCTGAGCAATTTCTGAGTCTTTGGAGTAATAATCTGGACGCTACGATAAAGAGTTTTGTTGACTCGGCTCGGGAGTTGAGCTTGCTGTACCTGCTTGTTATTCTTCACGATTGTGGCTCCCTGGAGTTTTCTTTGGAAGAA GAAAAAGCCGCCAGGAAAGATTTGGCTTTCCTTGAAGCTAATGCCCCCTCTACCATCGCGACAA GACGACTTAGCCGGCTTTTAGCCGACAGTTTGTACACTTCGTCCGCATCAC AGTTGCATCTCGACGCACCTGTCACTGACGGGGAAAGGATGAAAGTTTCAAAACTAATTCAAGCTGTGTGGCGTCACATAGGAAGAGCGTTAGGCTTTCAGAATGACATTTTAAACGAGATAGAAAGTAGCAAGGGAGACAACCGCGATCGCGCCTTGACGATGCTAGATGAGTGGAGTGATCGTCATGGCAACTGCGCCATCCGAAGACATCTGATCAAAGCGATGATGGAAGAAGGGTACACCACTCAAGTTGCTGAAGTCTTTCCAG GCTTTTCAGGTGCAGAGGGCCCACTCAGGTATTTTATTTAG
- the LOC136191358 gene encoding tyrosine-protein kinase receptor TYRO3-like — MHLMSKTVLATAAKIYHDFGATSTALVFLKYIAVTVKTTVAIYQMNYVVMGAIAVRFGIATTEVVFINGNANIVIIAVPTTLCAMMAMILTPPIVIFCKKRFACECTWQRHTTEDQMSVAQSAVEMQSYASNELQDSDIAAEIGDLSICPTRLKVVKDIGEGNFGRVYKCLLDGSTVAAKSAKSGLNARDFVLEALRMKSLDHKNVLTLIGICCSPNPEYEQYYRPMIVFPYMLFRLIQFGYQIAKGMEYLTGKRILHRDLAARNCMVNWDLTIKISDFGLARALTEDKDYYRITQGKVGLPIRWVALEGFTKGIFTTKSDIWSYGITLWEVMTMGMTPYPGVGVGNLVPLLQEGMRLSQPRHCPNRIFKLMADCWSENPEKRPSFQLLVNDVSEFMLVTKAAEYTSV, encoded by the exons ATGCATCTGATGAGCAAAACTGTTCTAGCTACTGCCGCCAAGATCTATCACGATTTTGGTGCAACAAGTACGGCTCTTGTATTCCTGAAATATATCGCTGTGACGGTGAaaacgactgtggcgatttaTCAGATGAACTATGTTGTAATGGGAGCAATAGCAGTCCGATTTGGcattgcgacgacggaagttgTATTCATCAACG gaAATGCAAATATTGTAATTATTGCCGTTCCAACAACTCTCTGTGCAATGATGGCTATGATACTTACTCCTCCAATTGTaattttctgcaaaaaacgtttcgccTGCGAATGCACCTGGCAACGTCATACAACCGAAGATCAAATGTCTGTCGCACAAAGTGCCGTTGAAATGCAAAGTTACGCGTCAAATGAACTTCAGGATTCTGACATCGCTGCGGAAATAGGCGACTTGAGCATTTGCCCTACACGTTTAAAAGTAGTGAAAGACATTGGAGAAG GTAATTTTGGAAGAGTCTACAAATGTCTGTTGGACGGAAGTACTGTTGCCGCAAAATCAGCTAAATCAG GACTAAATGCGCGCGACTTCGTTTTGGaagcccttagaatgaaaagCCTTGATCATAAAAATGTTCTGACGTTGATCGGAATTTGCTGTTCACCCAATCCTGAATATGAGCAATACTACAGACCTATGATAGTGTTTCCGTACATG CTTTTCAGACTCATTCAGTTTGGATATCAAATTGCAAAAGGAATGGAATATTTGACAGGGAAAAGGATACTACATCGAGATTTGGCAGCGCGAAATTGCAT GGTAAACTGGGATCTTACTATCAAAATCTCCGATTTCGGATTAGCCCGAGCACTAACGGAAGACAAAGACTATTACCGGATTACACAAGGCAAAGTGGGACTTCCGATTCGATGGGTCGCTCTAGAAGGTTTCACAAAAGGAATATTTACAACAAAAAGTGACATA TGGTCCTATGGCATTACATTGTGGGAAGTGATGACAATGGGGATGACTCCATATCCCGGTGTTGGCGTCGGTAACCTTGTTCCCCTTCTTCAAGAGGGAATGAGACTCAGCCAACCAAGGCATTGCCCTAATCGAAT ATTCAAGCTAATGGCTGACTGTTGGTCGGAAAACCCGGAAAAACGACCGTCGTTTCAGCTTTTGGTCAACGACGTCAGTGAGTTCATGTTGGTAACAAAAGCAGCAGAATACACAAGTGTTTAG
- the LOC136190875 gene encoding uncharacterized protein isoform X1 gives MSKTVLATAAKICYVFRATTQSFVFHKIIAVTVTTTVEIYHMNKTVSAHVAKISQGFGAKITTVVFAKPGAVTMRTTVEIFQMNYAVRGELPISSRFGQCDDGSCIHRNYRCDGDNDCGDSSDERNCSSYCRQDSSRFGCNKNGSCIPLNFSCNVFNDCGNFSNELCCNKNSTSQVWQCDDGSCIHQNYLCDGDNDCEEFSHEFCCDERANSQFALWHCDNGSCIKQDYRCDGDNDYGDFSDEQNCPSYCRQDPLRFWCNKNDSCIPKNFVCNGFNDCGDFSDELCCDGKISSQDWQCDDGRSCIKQNYRCDGDNDCGDLSDERNCSSYCRQEPLRFWCKNDNRCIHENNLCDGYNDCSDESDELYCDGKISSHVWQCDDGSCIKQKYRCDGDNDCGDLSDEQNCSSYCLQEPSRFWCKIDNRCIYEKNRCNGYNDCSGESDELCCDGKTGSRDWHCDDGSCINKNYHCDGEYDCQDSSDENNCGIEKIVVPSTLFALMVFILTPLIVICCRKRFACNFRRRTKEEQTPITNVEMRTSTSSVWDSEIVAEIGDLGVCPTRLTVEKDIGEGNFGRVYKCLLNGNTVAAKSAKSGVNVRDFIFEALRMKCLSHPNVMTLIGICWSPNPEQEQYYRPMILLPYMALQDLRTYLRKQQSIYVLSSPAEDAGDVIMPRDLFRLIQFGYQVAKGMEYLTGKMILHRDLAARNCMVDWDLAIKISDFGLARALEDDEDYYRITPGKVGLPIRWAALEGLTEGIFTTKSDVWSYGITLWEVMTMGMTPYPGVGVANLVPLLQEGMRLSQPKHCPHQMFNIMADCWLKNPEERPSFQVLVNEISELILANKAAEYTRF, from the exons ATGAGCAAAACTGTTCTAGCTACTGCCGCCAAGATCTGTTACGTTTTTCGTGCAACGACGCAAAGTTTTGTATTCCACAAGATTATCGCTGtgacggtgacaacgactgtggagATTTATCACATGAACAAAACTGTTTCAGCTCATGTCGCCAAAATTTCTCAAGGTTTTGGTGCAAAAATAACAACCGTTGTATTCGCCAAACCAGGCGCTGTAACAATGAGAACGACTGTGGagatttttcagatgaatTATGCTGTGAGGGGGGAGCTACCAATCAGTTCGCGGTTTGGGcagtgcgacgacggaagttgTATTCATCGAAACTACCGCtgtgacggcgacaacgactgtggcgacTCTTCAGATGAACGAAATTGTTCTAGCTACTGTCGCCAAGATTCGTCACGTTTCGGGTGCAACAAGAACGGCTCTTGTATTCCTCTAAACTTCAGCTGTAACGTTTTCAATGACTGcggaaatttttcaaatgagCTCTGCTGCAATAAGAACAGTACGAGCCAGGTTTGGcagtgcgacgacggaagttgTATTCATCAAAACTACctctgcgacggcgacaacgactgtgAAGAGTTTTCACATGAATTTTGCTGTGATGAGAGAGCTAACAGCCAGTTCGCGCTTTGGCATTGCGACAATGGAAGTTGTATTAAACAAGACTACCGCTGtgacggtgacaacgactatggcgatttttcagatgaacaAAACTGTCCTAGCTACTGCCGCCAAGATCCTTTACGGTTTTGGTGCAACAAAAACGACTCTTGCATTCCTAAAAACTTCGTCTGTAACGGTTTtaacgactgtggcgatttttcagatgaactGTGCTGTGACGGAAAAATTAGCAGCCAAGATTGGCAGTGCGACGATGGAAGAAGCTGCATTAAGCAAAACTAccgctgcgacggcgacaacgattGTGGCGATTTATCAGATGAAAGAAACTGTTCTAGCTACTGCCGCCAAGAGCCGTTACGATTCTGGTGCAAAAATGACAACCGTTGTATCCATGAAAACAACCTCTGTGACGGTTACAACGACTGTAGTGATGAATCTGATGAACTGTACTGTGATGGGAAAATTAGCAGCCACGTTTGGCAGTGCGACGATGGAAGTTGTATTAAGCAAAAATAccgctgcgacggcgacaacgattGTGGCGACTTATCAGATGAACAAAACTGTTCTAGCTACTGCCTCCAAGAGCCGTCACGGTTTTGGTGCAAAATTGACAACCGTTGTATTTATGAAAAGAACCGCTGTAATGGTTACAACGACTGTAGCGGTGAATCTGATGAATTATGCTGTGATGGGAAGACTGGCAGCCGGGATTGGcattgcgacgacggaagttgTATCAATAAAAACTACCACTGTGACGGTGAATACGACTGCCAAGACTCTTCAGACGAAAATAACTGCG gaattgAGAAAATTGTTGTTCCATCGACTCTCTTTGCGTTGATGGTTTTTATACTTACACCTCTAATCGTAATTTGCTGCAGAAAACGCTTCGCCTGCAACTTCCGACGTCGtacgaaagaagaacaaaCACCTATCACTAACGTTGAAATGCGAACCAGTACGAGCAGCGTTTGGGATTCCGAAATCGTTGCGGAAATAGGCGACTTGGGCGTTTGTCCTACACGTCTAACGGTAGAAAAGGACATTGGAGAAG GCAATTTCGGAAGAGTCTACAAGTGCCTGTTAAACGGGAATACGGTTGCCGCAAAATCAGCTAAATCAG GAGTGAATGTGCGTGACTTCATATTTGaagcccttagaatgaaatgCCTTAGTCATCCAAATGTTATGACATTGATTGGCATTTGCTGGTCGCCCAATCCTGAGCAGGAGCAATACTACAGACCTATGATACTGCTTCCCTATATGGCTTTACAAGACTTGAGAACATACTTGCGAAAGCAACAATCAATTTATGTTCTCAGTTCTCCAGCTGAGGACGCCGGAGACGTGATTATGCCCCGTGAC CTTTTCAGACTTATTCAGTTTGGATATCAAGTTGCAAAAGGAATGGAATATTTGACCGGAAAAATGATATTACATCGAGATTTGGCAGCGCGAAATTGcat GGTAGACTGGGATCTCGCTATCAAAATATCCGATTTTGGGTTAGCCCGAGCATTGGAAGATGACGAGGACTATTACCGGATTACACCAGGCAAAGTTGGACTTCCGATTCGCTGGGCTGCTCTAGAAGGTCTAACAGAAGGAATATTTACTACAAAAAGTGACGTT TGGTCATATGGCATTACGTTGTGGGAAGTGATGACAATGGGAATGACGCCATATCCCGGTGTTGGTGTCGCTAACCTTGTTCCGCTCCTTCAAGAAGGAATGCGACTCAGCCAACCTAAGCATTGTCCTCATCAaat GTTCAATATAATGGCTGACTGTTGGTTGAAAAACCCAGAAGAGCGTCCCTCGTTTCAGGTATTGGTCAACGAAATCAGTGAACTTATTTTGGCAAACAAAGCAGCAGAATACACAAGATTTTAG
- the LOC136190875 gene encoding tyrosine-protein kinase receptor UFO-like isoform X2, translating to MRTSTSSVWDSEIVAEIGDLGVCPTRLTVEKDIGEGNFGRVYKCLLNGNTVAAKSAKSGVNVRDFIFEALRMKCLSHPNVMTLIGICWSPNPEQEQYYRPMILLPYMALQDLRTYLRKQQSIYVLSSPAEDAGDVIMPRDLFRLIQFGYQVAKGMEYLTGKMILHRDLAARNCMVDWDLAIKISDFGLARALEDDEDYYRITPGKVGLPIRWAALEGLTEGIFTTKSDVWSYGITLWEVMTMGMTPYPGVGVANLVPLLQEGMRLSQPKHCPHQMFNIMADCWLKNPEERPSFQVLVNEISELILANKAAEYTRF from the exons ATGCGAACCAGTACGAGCAGCGTTTGGGATTCCGAAATCGTTGCGGAAATAGGCGACTTGGGCGTTTGTCCTACACGTCTAACGGTAGAAAAGGACATTGGAGAAG GCAATTTCGGAAGAGTCTACAAGTGCCTGTTAAACGGGAATACGGTTGCCGCAAAATCAGCTAAATCAG GAGTGAATGTGCGTGACTTCATATTTGaagcccttagaatgaaatgCCTTAGTCATCCAAATGTTATGACATTGATTGGCATTTGCTGGTCGCCCAATCCTGAGCAGGAGCAATACTACAGACCTATGATACTGCTTCCCTATATGGCTTTACAAGACTTGAGAACATACTTGCGAAAGCAACAATCAATTTATGTTCTCAGTTCTCCAGCTGAGGACGCCGGAGACGTGATTATGCCCCGTGAC CTTTTCAGACTTATTCAGTTTGGATATCAAGTTGCAAAAGGAATGGAATATTTGACCGGAAAAATGATATTACATCGAGATTTGGCAGCGCGAAATTGcat GGTAGACTGGGATCTCGCTATCAAAATATCCGATTTTGGGTTAGCCCGAGCATTGGAAGATGACGAGGACTATTACCGGATTACACCAGGCAAAGTTGGACTTCCGATTCGCTGGGCTGCTCTAGAAGGTCTAACAGAAGGAATATTTACTACAAAAAGTGACGTT TGGTCATATGGCATTACGTTGTGGGAAGTGATGACAATGGGAATGACGCCATATCCCGGTGTTGGTGTCGCTAACCTTGTTCCGCTCCTTCAAGAAGGAATGCGACTCAGCCAACCTAAGCATTGTCCTCATCAaat GTTCAATATAATGGCTGACTGTTGGTTGAAAAACCCAGAAGAGCGTCCCTCGTTTCAGGTATTGGTCAACGAAATCAGTGAACTTATTTTGGCAAACAAAGCAGCAGAATACACAAGATTTTAG